A region of Ictalurus furcatus strain D&B chromosome 1, Billie_1.0, whole genome shotgun sequence DNA encodes the following proteins:
- the LOC128606835 gene encoding apolipoprotein A-I-like, translating to MKVFVVLAIVAFAGCQANLFYADEPKPQLEQLTDAFWEYVAKATHTAEDTLKKIRESQLGQEVNTRLTEGANVASEYAVTLQKQVSPLAQDIITKFTKEAEVLKERLEQDLTTVKDKLEPYADDLKTQIQQRVEELRVAVAPYAESFDSEALKTTVLQKTEELRGSLEEKVKELQSKLEPYTDELRQKVDQHLQEFQKTVAPLTEDLQAKVAERATLVQQGLAPYAEDLREKLDPYAQNLKDQLTSLYESFTKTN from the exons ATGAAGGTTTTCGTGGTGCTTGCCATTGTGGCATTTGCAG GTTGCCAAGCCAACTTGTTCTATGCTGATGAGCCCAAACCACAGCTGGAGCAACTGACTGATGCTTTCTGGGAATATGTTGCCAAGGCAACACACACTGCCGAGGACACATTGAAAAAGATTAGAGAGTCTCAACTGGGCCAGGAAGTCAA CACTAGACTTACAGAAGGTGCTAATGTGGCCAGTGAGTATGCTGTCACTCTCCAGAAACAAGTGAGCCCTCTAGCCCAGGACATCATAACCAAATTTACCAAGGAGGCTGAAGTTCTGAAGGAGCGTCTCGAGCAGGACCTGACCACCGTGAAGGACAAACTGGAGCCCTATGCTGATGATCTGAAGACCCAAATTCAGCAGAGAGTGGAGGAGCTGAGAGTAGCTGTGGCTCCTTATGCTGAGTCCTTTGACTCTGAAGCTCTGAAAACCACGGTGCTGCAGAAGACCGAGGAGCTCAGGGGAAGTCTGGAGGAGAAAGTGAAGGAGCTGCAGTCCAAGCTGGAGCCCTACACTGATGAACTCAGACAGAAAGTAGATCAGCACCTGCAGGAATTCCAGAAGACCGTGGCCCCTCTGACTGAAGATCTTCAGGCCAAGGTTGCTGAGAGAGCCACTTTGGTTCAGCAGGGTCTGGCTCCCTATGCTGAGGACCTGAGAGAGAAACTGGACCCCTATGCCCAGAACCTGAAGGACCAGCTCACATCTCTTTATGAATCCTTTACCAAGACTAACTAA